DNA sequence from the Candidatus Brocadiaceae bacterium genome:
CTCGAGACGAAGCTGGAGGAACTGCGCCTCCGTGTGAACGGCACGCAGGCCCCGTGAGGTCCCAGCCGGCGCCGGCCCTGCCTGCCGCCGGCAAGGAGTGTGGAGACGATGGCCGAATCGACCGAAACCGCACCGCGCGGCGAGAAGTTCGTGCTGGCGTGCGACCATGCCGGCTACGAGATGAAGCAGGAGCTGAGACGCTACCTGGAGCAGGCGGGCAACCGCGTGGAGGACCTCGTCCCCGAGTTCCTGGGACGCACCGACTTCCCGGCGATCGCCGAGACCCTGGGCCGCCGCGTGGCCGCCGCTGCCGACGGATCATACGGCGTGCTCATCTGCGGCACGGGCATCGGCATGAGCATGGCGGTCAACAAGGTCGCCGGAGTCCGGGGTGCGCTGCTCTACTCCGAGACGGCGGCCGAATACGCCCGCCGGCACAACGACGCGAACGTCCTGATCTTCGGCAGCCGCACGATGACCTTCGCCCAGGTGCGGTCCTACCTGGAGGCGTTCTTCCGCCAGGAGTTCGAGGGCGGTCGCTACGCCGACCGCAACGCATACATGGCACAGATGGACGGCCGGTAGCCGATCGGCCGGCGGAGCTATGGCGAGACCTGCCACATTGACCTGTCTGGCGGCCCTCCTGGTGGGCCTGGCGGGGTGCACCGTGCCCCCCCGGCTCCCCGAACCGCCGCCGCAACCGCCCCCGCCCCCGCCCGTCTGCGAGTACTTCGCCTACTGCATGCAGAAGGGCGACACCCTCTACTCGCTCGGCCGGCGCTTCGAGGTCCCGTGGGACGAGATCGCGCGGGTCAACGAGGTGCTGCAGCCGTCCGACCTGGCGATCGGGAAGCTCCTGATCATCCCGAAGGTGCCCGGCGTGGAGGTCCCGGAACTGGAGCTGCCCCCGTTCTCCCACATGCAGGAACGGCCGCGGCATTCGACCCTGCGGCCGGAGGAACTGCACTGCGGAAAGGCGTCCTCGCCCTGCTGGTGGCCCACGCGGGGCCGCGTGGTGTGGCGGTACGGGCAGACGGTCCGAGGGCTGCCGGAGCACGGCATCGGCATCTCCGCCCCCGTCGGTACGGACGTCTGCGCCGTGGCCGGCGGCACCGTGATCGCCTGCGTGCAGGCGACCTCGGGCGCCGCCTGGGGCAACTCCGTCGCCGTAGAGCACGAGGGGAACATGGTCAGCTGGTACGCGCACCTGGGCGAGGTCCTCGTGGAGAAGGGCCGCCCCGTAAGCAAGGGCGAGCCGATCGGCACCGTCGGCGCCAGCGGTGCGATCGGCGAGCCGTGCCTGGCGTTTCGACTGTTTCGTAATGACCGACCCGTGGACCCGGAACGATACCTGCCGTAGCGTCTCCGGAACCGCGCGGGTCTGAGACGCGTCGGGCCGGACGGAGTGTGCAAAGGTCGGAAACCGGATTCCTGCGAGCATATGCCCCCAGCCTGCCCATGAGCACAGCACAAAGCCGGCGACCGAAGAAGGTCCTCGTCGTGACCGATACGCCCGAGGACGTGGAGATCCTGCGCCGCCAGCTCGGCGAGGCGGGCTGCGACCTGGAGCAGACCTGGGGGGTGCAGGCCGCCCTGCGGGCCATCGAGCAGAACCCCCCCGACCTCGTGCTGCTGGACATGACCAACCAGGAGTCCGACGGCGTCGAGCTGTGCGGGACGCTGCGCAGCCGGCCGGAGACGGTGGCCACGCCGGTCATCGTCATCTCCGAACGGACGGGCGTCGAACAGGGGCAGCAGGTGCTGGACATCGGTGCCGACGGGCTGATCTGCCGGCCGTTCGAGCCGGTCGAACTGCTCACGCGCGTGCGCACGCTCCTGCGCATGAAGGACCTGCACGACCGGATCGCCGAGCAGAACCGGCAGTTCATGGAGGCGAACGAGCGGCTCGACCTGCTCAACCAGGAACTGACGATCCGCAACCGCGAGCTGGAGCAGGGCCTGGCCATGGCCCACCGCCTGCAGGAAGCCCTGATGCCGCAGCACTACCCGCACGTGAAGAACGTGGGCTTCTCGCACAAGTACACGCCGGCCGAAGCGATCGGCGGCGACGTCTTCCAGATCATCGGCGTCGATGAGAACCGGGCCGCCATCTTCATCGCCGACGTCAGCGGCCACGGTGTGCGGGCCGCCATCGTCACCAGCATCGTCAAGACCGTCATCGACTACATCAACGTGGCCGACAAGAGCCCGTCGGACGTGCTCAAGGACTTCAACTCCCGCTTCCGCAGCGTGCTCGGGCCGATGACGCCGCAGATCTACGCAACGGCGGCCTTCATGATCGTCGACGGGCACAGGCGCAGGCTGAGCCTGGCCTGCGCGGGCCATCCCGCCCCCCTGCACGTCAGCAAACGCAAGGCGACCGCCGAGCCGCTCATGGATATCGACCACACCGGCCCCGCCCTCGGCTTCCTGAGCGATCCCGAGTACCCAACGGTCGAATGCGAACTGGAGGCGGGCGATATCGTGCTTGGGTTCACCGACGGCATCTTCGAGGTCCTGAGCAAGGACGACGAGATGTTCGGACTTCAGCGCCTCCAGCGCCTGGTCGCTTCCCACACCCGCCTGGTGCCGCGCGACCTCATCCAGCGGCTCATCAGCGAGACGAACGAGTTCATGGGCACGACGAGGCGGCCCGACGACGTCTGCCTCGTCGCCGTCGAACTCTACTGAGCGCCGCCGGCGCGGCCGTCTGTGCGGGACGGTCTGAGAGGGCCGTCGACGGCCGCGACGGAGCGAATCCACGCTTCCCTTCGGGCGTTCCGACGCTATAATTACAGCGGGGCGTGCGGTACGTTCATAGGACAATCCTGGGATGCACGGAGGACAGGCCGTGGACAGGCAGATGCCGTCCCTGCTCCAGCGGGTGACTCGACGGCTGCACGTATGCCGCGCAGCGCGGCGGTTCCACGTCCTGACGCTCGTTCTGGCCGGCGCCTACGCCGTGCTGCTGCTCATCTCCCGCCTTCTGGGGCTCATCCCGGACGCGTTCGAACCCGTCACGCTGGTGGCCGTCGTGGCCGGTGCGCTGGCCCTGGCGCTGGCCGGATGCCGCCGGCCGGGCCGCGCCGAGGCGGCCCGGCGGGTGGACGAACACCAGGCGACGGACGACCTGTTCCTGACGTCCGTGCTGATCGACACCTCCGCCGGCAGCTACGCGCCGCTGGTATTGCGCGACGCCGAGCAGGCGGCCGGCGGCTGCTCCGCCAGGGACGTGGTCCCCTGGGCCTGGGGCCGCCAGGCGCGGAACGCCGCCCTGGCGCTCGCCGTCCTGCTGGCCGGCGTGCTCTTCCTGCCGCAGCTCGACCCGTTTGGCCGGGGCGAGGAGCGGGAGCGACGGGCCGGGCAACGGCGTGAACTCCAGGAGAGCCGCAAGGCCACCGCAATGCGGGCGGCCCAACTGACGCCTCTGGGCGACGCCGAGCTGTCCGAGGAGGTCCGCAAGGCAATCGATGAACTGAAGCAGACGTTCGACGGCATGAAGCCGGATCAGAAGGATGCGAACCTGCGGCGGCTCGCCGCCCGCGAGGCCGACCTGGCCAAGCTCTGGCGCACGGCCGGCGAGGATCGCCTGCGCAGCGCCCCGCGCGCCGCCGGCCCGCTCCAGCGCTTCGGCGCGCGCCGGAACCCCGCTTCCGAGGTCTGGCACCAGGAGCTGCAACAGGGCGTCACGAAGAGCGTCCGGGAGGAACTGTCCGAGCTGAAGCGGATGGCGCAGAAGCTGGCCGAGACCGACGACGAGGCCGAGAGGCAGACACGGTCGCGCGAACTGAGGCAACGGCTGGAGCAGATGAAGGACTTCGCGGCCAACCAGTGCGCTTCGGCCCCCCTGGACGCCGCGCTGCAGCGGGCGCTCAGCCAACTGGCGGCGGCCGGACTCGAGGGTCTGTCGTCCGAGGCGCTGGCCGGCCTGCAGGAGTCGCTTGACCTCAGTGAGCTTGAACTGGAGGCCCTGGCCGAGAGTCTGCGCGACCTGCAGGCCCTCCAGGAGGCGCTGAAGACGCTCCAGTACGCGAAGCGGCTCGGGGAACTGAACCTGCTGGACGGCGAGGCGTGCGCAGCCTGCATGAGCATCGAAGACTACGAAGACCTGTATGAACGGCTCATGGGGGGGTGCTGCACGAGCTGCGGCGGTCCTCTCGACGGGCACGGAGTGTGTGCGAACTGCCGAGGGATCGGCGGCAAGGAGGCGGGGACGGTAGCTGGAGGCCCCTCGCCGGGCAGCACACCCCTGGACACGGAGTACCAGCCCGAGAAGGCTCGCGCGAGCGTGAGGGCGGGGAAGATGCTCCTGTCCATCAAGGCGCAGGGATTCTCGCTGACGGGCCAGGCGGC
Encoded proteins:
- a CDS encoding RpiB/LacA/LacB family sugar-phosphate isomerase; this translates as MAESTETAPRGEKFVLACDHAGYEMKQELRRYLEQAGNRVEDLVPEFLGRTDFPAIAETLGRRVAAAADGSYGVLICGTGIGMSMAVNKVAGVRGALLYSETAAEYARRHNDANVLIFGSRTMTFAQVRSYLEAFFRQEFEGGRYADRNAYMAQMDGR
- a CDS encoding peptidoglycan DD-metalloendopeptidase family protein, which codes for MTCLAALLVGLAGCTVPPRLPEPPPQPPPPPPVCEYFAYCMQKGDTLYSLGRRFEVPWDEIARVNEVLQPSDLAIGKLLIIPKVPGVEVPELELPPFSHMQERPRHSTLRPEELHCGKASSPCWWPTRGRVVWRYGQTVRGLPEHGIGISAPVGTDVCAVAGGTVIACVQATSGAAWGNSVAVEHEGNMVSWYAHLGEVLVEKGRPVSKGEPIGTVGASGAIGEPCLAFRLFRNDRPVDPERYLP
- a CDS encoding SpoIIE family protein phosphatase codes for the protein MTDTPEDVEILRRQLGEAGCDLEQTWGVQAALRAIEQNPPDLVLLDMTNQESDGVELCGTLRSRPETVATPVIVISERTGVEQGQQVLDIGADGLICRPFEPVELLTRVRTLLRMKDLHDRIAEQNRQFMEANERLDLLNQELTIRNRELEQGLAMAHRLQEALMPQHYPHVKNVGFSHKYTPAEAIGGDVFQIIGVDENRAAIFIADVSGHGVRAAIVTSIVKTVIDYINVADKSPSDVLKDFNSRFRSVLGPMTPQIYATAAFMIVDGHRRRLSLACAGHPAPLHVSKRKATAEPLMDIDHTGPALGFLSDPEYPTVECELEAGDIVLGFTDGIFEVLSKDDEMFGLQRLQRLVASHTRLVPRDLIQRLISETNEFMGTTRRPDDVCLVAVELY